A stretch of DNA from Halioglobus japonicus:
TGCATATGGAAGCCCCCATGTATCTCAAGGGTCGGGCCCGCAAAGGCCCGACCTTCCGTGAAGCAGTGCTCATGCACGCGGTCGCGAGGCTGGTGTTTGCAGGCCTGATTGACAATATCCAGACCTCCTGGGTGAAGATGGGAGAGGCCGGCGTTGGGGCCTGTCTCGACGCGGGTGCGAATGATCTGGGCGGCACACTGATGAACGAGAGCATTACTCGCGCAGCCGGCTCCGGCCACGGTCAGGAATGGGCGCCGCAGCACATGGAGAACCAGATTGAGCGCGCCGGTCGCGTGCCGCGCATGCGCACGACGCTTTATCGCAAGCCGCGTGTGGAGCAGCGCATGAAGGCATTTAACGCGCCGGCGCTGGGGCCGGCGGTCAACGAGGGTGCGGGTAAGCGCGAACGCAGCAAGTTGATCCCCACCATCAACATTCAGGCCGACGCCGGCACTGATCAGGTGTACTTGATGGCGGCCTGTGATTGAGGTGACGGGCCGTGAGGTGCAGTTGGAGCCGAGCTGGCTGGCTCACCTGGGTAAAGAGTTCGACCAGGCTTATATGCAGGAATTGCGCGACTTCCTGCGCGCCGAAAAGGCTGCCGGTAAGCGCATTTTTCCCCGCGGCAGCGAGTTCTTCAGCGCCTTCAGCCACACGCCACTAGCCGATGTGAAAGTTGTTATTCTCGGTCAGGACCCCTACCACGGCGAGGGCCAGGCCCACGGGCTGTGCTTCTCGGTGCAGCCGGGTGTGAAAGTGCCGCCCTCGTTGAAGAATATCTATAAGGAGATCAATGCCGAGCTCGGTCTCCCGATTCCGACCCACGGTCACCTTACTGCCTGGGCGAGCCAGGGGGTGCTGCTGCTGAACAGTGTACTGTCGGTAGAGTGCGCCCAGGCCGCTTCACATCAGGGCAAGGGATGGGAGAGGTTTACCGATAAGGTGATCGAGGTGATTAACCGCGAGCGCGAAGGGGTGGTGTTTCTGCTTTGGGGCAGCTATGCCCAGCGCAAGGGCGCCATTATTGATACGGAGCGCCACTGCGTGCTCAAGGCGCCGCATCCTTCGCCGCTAAGTGCTCATCGCGGTTTCTTCCGGTGCGGCCATTTTGCCGCCGCCAATCATTATCTGCAGGGCAGGGGGCAGGCGCCGGTGGATTGGTCGCTGCCCGCCGAGGCCTGATTTATTCCGGGTGCAGGGCGACAATGCGATCCCGCAGCCCCTGCAAACCAGGCTTGTCTTCCAGTACTTCGGCTGCGCTCAGCCCTTCGAGTTCATGGGGAAACACCAGCCACTCCTCGCTCTGATGGAGGAAATAGTCCGGTACCAGCTCGGTCTTATTATTGCTTGGCTTGAAGTAGGGCGTGGCTATCTTGAACGTGGGGGTGTTGCGACGGCACTTGGCTTCCAGGTCCCAGATCACCTGCTGGATTGACCGTCCCGAGTCGAATACATCGTCCACGATGAGCACATTGTCTTCAGCGTTAACGTTCTCAATGAGATAGTGCAGGCCGTGCACAATCACCGACTCACTGGTCTGGTTGATACCGGTGTAGTGCGAGGTGCGAATGGCGATGTGGTCGGTTTCGTGGCCCGCGTACTTGAGCAGCTCCTGGATGGCGATACCCACCGGCGCGCCGCCACGCCACACACCCACGATGTAGTCCGGTCTGAAATCGCTGTCGAGCACATTCAGGGCCAGTTCATAGGAGTCAACGAGTAACTGGTCGGCGCTAATGTAGGTCTTCTTGATGGTCATGCTTTCGCTTCCTGGGGCGTCAAGGGGGCGATTGTCCGTGTCGAAGCGCCGGATAGCAACCCTG
This window harbors:
- the ung gene encoding uracil-DNA glycosylase; translation: MIEVTGREVQLEPSWLAHLGKEFDQAYMQELRDFLRAEKAAGKRIFPRGSEFFSAFSHTPLADVKVVILGQDPYHGEGQAHGLCFSVQPGVKVPPSLKNIYKEINAELGLPIPTHGHLTAWASQGVLLLNSVLSVECAQAASHQGKGWERFTDKVIEVINREREGVVFLLWGSYAQRKGAIIDTERHCVLKAPHPSPLSAHRGFFRCGHFAAANHYLQGRGQAPVDWSLPAEA
- a CDS encoding phosphoribosyltransferase codes for the protein MKKTYISADQLLVDSYELALNVLDSDFRPDYIVGVWRGGAPVGIAIQELLKYAGHETDHIAIRTSHYTGINQTSESVIVHGLHYLIENVNAEDNVLIVDDVFDSGRSIQQVIWDLEAKCRRNTPTFKIATPYFKPSNNKTELVPDYFLHQSEEWLVFPHELEGLSAAEVLEDKPGLQGLRDRIVALHPE